The following are from one region of the Bactrocera oleae isolate idBacOlea1 chromosome 6, idBacOlea1, whole genome shotgun sequence genome:
- the LOC106618540 gene encoding uncharacterized protein, whose product MSKTKSATTSTRKSSHNYDDHEGDHHDELSDELSISSSEDDVVATRKSRKLQPTDAADYEEGGGIYDRGGRRRRRSGSKRRRSRGRRSRSRRRRR is encoded by the exons ATGAGTAAAACAAAGAGTGCTACGACAAGCACACGTAAAAGCAGTCACAATTACGACGATCATGAAGGCGACCATCACGACGAGCTGTCGGATGAGCTGAGTATCTCCAGCTCGGAGGACGATGTTGTGGCGACAAGAAAATCGCGTAAACTGCAG CCGACAGATGCCGCTGATTATGAGGAGGGTGGAGGCATATACGACCGAGGTGGCCGGAGGCGACGCCGCAGCGGCAGTAAGAGGCGTCGTAGTCGTGGCAGACGATCGCGCTCACGCCGTCGTCGCCGCTAG